The following coding sequences lie in one Eleginops maclovinus isolate JMC-PN-2008 ecotype Puerto Natales chromosome 21, JC_Emac_rtc_rv5, whole genome shotgun sequence genomic window:
- the LOC134883979 gene encoding E3 SUMO-protein ligase ZBED1-like, translating to MLVCATHARVPPYGRPCFFSSRTQQEAALLLSFNKHYREMAACASDTVAAGPRLVDKDDARSEIWRYFAYLADSEGKATDMSRPVCRKCYKQLQTKGANTSNLAKHLADKHAELHKEFKDRQRSAAMGSGRATPQRQQPTQQPTLQAMFEQHNKYPRESKEVKRLNRAVAEFICLDQVPVYIVEKAGFRNLMQNLDKRYDVPSRNFFMYNEIPKMYNETRAIISAQLSHTPNTFFSCTTDLWTSRTVDTYMAVTLQFITQSWEMQSWCLGCSALYSDHTADTLKETLEEIITDSWGLDMANMAGMTTDNASNNRKAFSEYTWIPCFGHNLHLAVNKAIDIDRVASCLSRLRKTVSGFSRSNKMSRLFKDKQKSLKLPQHTLIHDEPTRWGSTYDMVERFCEQQQAVSAVLAEDRKKWHLMPRDTDMTTIEIVRDVLAPLSDFTDALSGEKETTISSVLPLMWKIKACLIEEEGDRPLAIEMKNKIRGDFEKRYDDHNLQMTLNTSTFLDPRFKDTFVTMEEDIKRELLLKSEAVQLPPHSPVDPRGTGAAPKRNKRDLKSLLCTITTEKKGADNSETRHHSPTPATPTDRRLNVEFLEYKQLREISPAEDPLAWWSQHEAQLPILAHFAKNYLCIAASSCASERVFSTSGNICSPRRSRLTEEHLDMLVFLAKNLNKCKK from the exons atgttggtgtgtgcaACGCACGCTCGAGTGCCTCCCTATGGACGtccgtgttttttctcctcacgcACGCAGCAagaggctgcactgctgctgtcatttaacaaacactacagagagatggCTGCATGTGCGAGTGATACTGTGGCCGCCGGTCCACGGCTGGTTGATAAAGATGACGCGAGGAGTGAGATATGGAGGTACTTTGCCTACCTTGCTGACAGTGAGGGCAAAGCTACCGATATGTCGAGACCTGTTTGTCGTAAGTGCTACAAACAATTGCAAACTAAGGGAGCCAACACCTCGAACCTGGCGAAACACTTGGCCGACAAGCACGCCGAGTTGCACAAGGAGTTTAAAGACCGACAG CGGTCTGCAGCTATGGGCTCTGGAAGAGCAACTCCTCAAAGGCAGCAGCCAACCCAGCAGCCAACCCTCCAAGCTATGTTTGAGCAGCACAACAAGTACCCCAGGGAGTCCAAGGAGGTAAAACGGCTTAACAGGGCAGTAGCAGAATTCATCTGTCTGGATCAAGTGCCAGTTTATATAGTGGAAAAAGCTGGGTTTAGAAACCTTATGCAAAATCTCGACAAAAGGTATGACGTCCCATCCAGGAATTTTTTCATGTACAATGAAATTCCCAAGATGTACAATGAAACAAGAGCGATAATCAGTGCCCAACTTAGTCACACAccgaatacatttttctcctgcaccACTGATCTCTGGACCAGCAGAACTGTGGACACTTACATGGCAGTAACACTCCAGTTCATTACACAGTCCTGGGAGATGCAGTCCTGGTGTTTAGGGTGCTCTGCATTGTATTCTGATCACACAGCCGACACTCTAAAGGAAACCCTGGAGGAAATTATCACAGATTCCTGGGGGCTAGACATGGCCAATATGGCTGGAATGACAACAGATAATGCGTCAAACAACCGCAAAGCTTTCAGTGAATACACCTGGATACCCTGTTTCGGGCACAATCTGCATTTGGCAGTGAACAAAGCCATAGATATTGATCGTGTGGCAAGCTGTCTGTCCAGGCTCCGTAAGACTGTGTCAGGCTTCTCCAGATCAAACAAGATGTCTAGactgttcaaagacaaacaaaagtctttaaaactgcCACAACATACATTAATCCATGATGAGCCCACCCGATGGGGTTCCACCTATGACATGGTGGAACGATtttgtgagcagcagcaagctgtCTCTGCGGTTCTGGCTGAGGACCGGAAGAAGTGGCACCTGATgcccagagacacagacatgacCACTATAGAAATAGTGAGGGATGTCTTGGCTCCACTCAGTGACTTCACTGATGCCctgagtggagagaaagaaaccaccATATCATCAGTCCTGCCACTGATGTGGAAAATCAAAGCCTGCCTAATAGAAGAGGAAGGCGACCGCCCCTTGGCCatagaaatgaagaacaaaattagaggagattttgagaaaaggtaCGATGACCACAACCTGCAGATGACCCTAAACACCTCTACGTTCCTTGATCCGAGATTTAAAGATACTTTTGTAACAATGGAGGAGGATATCAAGAGGGAGCTGCTCCTTAAATCTGAGGCCGTTCAGCTTCCACCCCACAGTCCAGTGGACCCTAGAGGAACAGGTGCTGCACCAAAGAGGAATAAGAGAGACTTAAAAAGTTTGCTCTGCACCATAAccacagagaagaaaggggcAGATAATTCTGAAACGAGGCACCATTCTCCCACACCTGCAACACCCACAGATAGACGActaaatgttgagtttcttgaatacaaacaattgaGAGAAATCAGCCCTGCAGAGGATCCCCTGGCCTGGTGGAGTCAACATGAGGCACAACTGCCCATCCTGGCACACTTTGCAAAGAACTATCtttgcattgcagcatcaaGTTGTGCTTCAGAGCGAGTCTTCAGCACATCTGGAAATATCTGTAGCCCAAGACGTTCCAGGCTGACTGAAGAACATTTAGACATGCTAGTGTTCTTGGCCAAGAACTTAAATaagtgtaagaaatga